The following proteins come from a genomic window of Solwaraspora sp. WMMA2065:
- a CDS encoding aldo/keto reductase codes for MRVSAIGLGAWQLGRSSHWPDGPDEAEAVRIVHTALDHGVSFIDTAPGYADGRSEPNIGRALAGRRRDEVVICTKFGYLPDGTENWSASEIEASVERSARRMNVDHVDIVVLHNPPPEILDGSRSDHYEVLHRLRDKGVIRSYGASVDWSADLDLVLSTSDSTAFEVRLSALYQEPWPAVGRARDRGAGTIVKVPLESGWLSGRYHADSVFAGVRDRWSREDVAVRAGLVDEFRSLLPAGVGVLAGALRFLLSYDAVSTVIPGTRSVAQLTSSIAGAADGPLPADTVAAIRAWYDRRLAATPLDW; via the coding sequence ATGCGGGTCAGCGCTATCGGTCTCGGCGCCTGGCAGCTGGGCCGATCGTCGCACTGGCCGGACGGGCCGGACGAGGCCGAGGCGGTCCGCATCGTGCACACCGCGCTCGACCACGGCGTCTCCTTCATCGACACCGCGCCGGGCTACGCGGACGGCCGCAGCGAACCCAACATCGGCCGGGCCCTCGCCGGCCGGCGACGGGACGAGGTAGTGATCTGCACCAAGTTTGGCTATCTTCCCGACGGCACCGAAAACTGGTCGGCCAGCGAAATTGAGGCGTCGGTCGAGCGCAGCGCCCGCCGGATGAACGTCGACCACGTCGACATCGTGGTGCTACACAACCCGCCACCAGAGATCCTCGACGGCAGCCGCAGCGACCACTACGAGGTGCTGCACCGGCTGCGGGACAAGGGCGTCATCCGGTCGTACGGCGCTTCGGTGGACTGGAGCGCCGATCTGGACCTCGTGCTGTCCACCAGTGACTCCACCGCGTTCGAAGTCCGGCTGTCAGCGCTCTACCAGGAGCCGTGGCCGGCGGTGGGCCGGGCCCGCGACCGGGGTGCCGGCACGATCGTCAAGGTGCCGCTGGAGTCCGGCTGGCTCTCCGGCCGGTACCACGCCGACAGCGTCTTCGCCGGGGTACGGGACCGCTGGTCGCGAGAGGACGTCGCGGTGCGCGCCGGCCTGGTCGACGAGTTCCGGTCGCTGCTGCCGGCCGGTGTCGGGGTGCTCGCCGGCGCGCTGCGCTTCCTGCTCAGCTACGACGCGGTGTCGACAGTGATCCCGGGAACCAGGTCGGTCGCCCAGCTCACCAGCAGCATCGCCGGTGCCGCCGACGGCCCACTGCCGGCGGACACCGTCGCCGCGATCCGCGCCTGGTACGACCGCCGGCTGGCCGCCACCCCACTGGACTGGTGA
- a CDS encoding glycosyltransferase 87 family protein, with amino-acid sequence MARVRAAPVGGRRPAVRSWLLGGAFAAVLGVAAGVLHHTTGLFWGDLAAYRAGAVAAASGDGQLYQAVHHTPDGIALGFTYPPFAALLMQPLAVVAMPVAVAGWTAASVVMLVAIIRLTLRWIGPPARLGPLWTAGALVGALPIFAVTGHLQVGQVGLLLTWLVLVDLVAGRGGRWHGLGVGVAAGIKLTPLIFIGYLVLTGRLRAAATATVAFAATIGVGFAWRPTDSTWFWTGGLLDTDRVTGDPRTILNQSLSGAVTRALDEPRPGLPWLVLAVLVGAAGMTVAVRCARAGDELLAVLACAATGLLVSPVSWHHHWVWWVPALLVLAGDQRWSGRRWAILASAAGWLVLVGSTSWVLASPGGWDLHFSGPGLVYSNLYVLLALGGLGLLGWRVRPGRTGPGRRS; translated from the coding sequence GTGGCCCGCGTAAGGGCCGCGCCGGTGGGCGGGCGACGGCCGGCAGTACGCAGCTGGCTGCTCGGCGGGGCGTTCGCCGCCGTGCTGGGCGTCGCCGCCGGCGTGCTGCACCACACCACCGGCCTGTTCTGGGGTGACCTGGCCGCGTACCGGGCGGGTGCGGTCGCGGCCGCCAGCGGTGACGGGCAGTTGTACCAGGCGGTCCACCATACCCCTGACGGCATCGCGCTCGGCTTCACCTACCCGCCGTTCGCCGCGCTGCTGATGCAGCCGCTGGCCGTGGTCGCGATGCCGGTCGCTGTCGCGGGCTGGACGGCGGCAAGTGTGGTGATGCTGGTCGCGATCATCCGGCTGACCCTGCGGTGGATCGGGCCGCCCGCCCGGCTGGGGCCGCTGTGGACGGCTGGTGCGCTGGTCGGCGCGTTGCCGATCTTCGCGGTGACCGGTCACCTGCAGGTCGGCCAGGTGGGTCTGCTGCTGACCTGGCTGGTGCTGGTCGACCTGGTCGCCGGCCGGGGCGGCCGGTGGCACGGGCTCGGGGTGGGTGTCGCCGCCGGGATCAAACTCACGCCGCTGATCTTCATCGGCTACCTGGTGCTGACCGGGCGGCTGCGGGCCGCCGCCACCGCGACCGTCGCGTTCGCCGCCACGATCGGCGTCGGCTTCGCCTGGCGGCCGACCGACTCGACCTGGTTCTGGACCGGCGGGCTGCTGGACACCGACCGGGTCACCGGGGATCCCCGGACCATCCTGAACCAGTCGTTGTCCGGTGCGGTGACCCGGGCGCTGGACGAACCACGGCCCGGTCTGCCGTGGCTGGTGCTCGCGGTGCTAGTCGGCGCGGCCGGGATGACGGTCGCGGTCCGCTGCGCACGTGCCGGCGACGAACTGCTGGCGGTGCTCGCCTGCGCGGCCACCGGACTGCTGGTCTCCCCTGTCTCCTGGCACCACCACTGGGTTTGGTGGGTGCCGGCGCTGCTGGTCCTCGCCGGTGACCAACGGTGGTCCGGCCGCCGGTGGGCGATCCTCGCGTCCGCCGCCGGCTGGCTGGTCCTGGTGGGCAGCACGAGCTGGGTGCTGGCCAGTCCGGGCGGGTGGGACCTGCACTTCTCCGGGCCGGGGCTGGTCTACAGCAACCTGTACGTGCTGCTGGCGCTCGGTGGGCTCGGGCTGCTGGGCTGGCGGGTACGGCCGGGCCGGACCGGACCCGGGCGGCGGTCATAG
- a CDS encoding class I SAM-dependent methyltransferase yields MAHPLFRIAARALNWPLTVLVRPYPRVNAVLWDLQYALGLWRYLDQGRDRVPLELAQRVTSRPRILDLGCGTTVNLALPPGGYRHYHGVDISRAAIRRARALRRPDTSFEDADLLTYRTDERYDVVLFREVLYYFSVDDAVGLLHRAADLLRPGGRVLVWVYDGTTDTGRELLSRARSCGLPVHDELVGGADGVGSVLVLGAADPACSGRS; encoded by the coding sequence ATGGCCCACCCGTTGTTCCGGATCGCCGCTCGGGCGCTCAACTGGCCGCTGACGGTGCTGGTCCGCCCGTACCCCCGGGTGAACGCCGTGTTGTGGGACCTGCAGTACGCGCTGGGGTTGTGGCGATATCTCGACCAGGGGCGTGACCGCGTCCCGCTGGAACTCGCTCAACGGGTCACGTCGCGACCACGCATCCTGGACCTGGGCTGCGGTACGACCGTCAATCTGGCGCTGCCGCCCGGCGGGTACCGGCACTACCACGGTGTCGACATCAGCCGGGCGGCGATCCGCCGGGCCCGCGCGCTGCGCCGGCCGGACACCTCCTTCGAGGACGCGGACCTGCTGACGTACCGGACCGATGAGCGCTATGACGTGGTTCTGTTCCGCGAGGTGCTCTACTACTTCAGCGTCGACGACGCGGTCGGTCTGCTGCACCGCGCGGCCGACCTGCTAAGACCGGGTGGCCGGGTGCTGGTCTGGGTGTACGACGGGACCACCGACACCGGCCGCGAGCTGCTGTCCCGGGCCCGTAGCTGCGGGCTGCCGGTGCACGATGAGCTTGTCGGCGGGGCGGACGGCGTGGGCAGCGTGCTGGTGCTGGGTGCCGCCGATCCGGCGTGCAGTGGCCGGTCGTGA
- a CDS encoding polysaccharide deacetylase family protein — translation MNQLPTLRAKALEAGFLGVRTFHRLRPVTPSARRSWPVFRVGAGAVALTVDDGPDPRWTPALLDLLARHRVPATFFLIGDRVAEHPELARRIVAAGHRIGNHSLRHPMPFAALDADRLHREINHAQQRIHDATGVTARLFRAPSGGWSTRVLAATVDAGLTPVDWTVNSSDWKEPGVGHITRTLSRAGSGHVLLCHDGGGDRSQTIAALGTVIPRLLYRGLRFVPVPDRPTAAEEA, via the coding sequence GTGAACCAGCTGCCGACACTGCGGGCGAAAGCGCTGGAGGCCGGTTTCCTCGGCGTACGGACCTTTCACCGGCTACGGCCGGTGACCCCGTCGGCGCGGCGCAGCTGGCCGGTGTTCCGGGTCGGAGCCGGCGCGGTCGCGCTCACCGTCGACGACGGCCCGGACCCCCGCTGGACCCCCGCGCTGCTGGATCTCCTCGCCCGGCACCGGGTGCCGGCGACCTTCTTTCTGATCGGCGACCGGGTAGCCGAACACCCGGAGCTGGCCCGACGGATCGTGGCCGCCGGCCACCGGATCGGCAACCATTCGCTGCGCCACCCGATGCCGTTCGCGGCGCTCGACGCCGACCGGTTGCACCGCGAGATCAACCATGCCCAGCAACGAATTCACGACGCTACCGGAGTCACCGCCCGGTTGTTCCGGGCACCCAGCGGCGGATGGTCGACGCGGGTGCTGGCGGCCACCGTTGACGCCGGGCTGACCCCGGTCGACTGGACGGTCAACTCCAGCGACTGGAAGGAACCCGGCGTCGGGCACATCACCCGTACCCTGTCGCGCGCCGGCTCCGGTCACGTGCTGCTCTGCCACGACGGCGGCGGTGACCGGTCGCAGACCATCGCCGCGCTGGGCACCGTGATCCCCCGGCTGCTGTACCGCGGGCTGCGGTTCGTCCCGGTCCCTGACCGCCCTACCGCCGCCGAGGAGGCGTGA
- a CDS encoding glycosyltransferase, with protein MVSVPPHVSVVIPAYNSERTLHACLGAVYGQTHPPVEVIVVDDASTDRTREIARRFPVRLLQTLVNSGPAAARNRGIKASTGDVVFFVDADCAPTPTAIATALRIMADEPDIDCVHGVYLTQPLYDDGPVEAYRLLHAHYWRIRNTGRVRTAIFALCAVRRSVFDDVGFFDERLRASEDVELSDRMADRHGIWLSADVTCRHDDDSRLWPMLRKQFGRSQMLVPVAVRERGPAGLRANRPGGVLAAAAVLGTLPLAVLTPVLLVLPGLALAWFVVADPGLVGFVRRERGTAFLALFLCLHFLVHLAIVCGGTVGGVRFLLDSDFGPTRRLAPGTSR; from the coding sequence GTGGTGTCCGTGCCCCCGCACGTATCGGTCGTCATTCCCGCCTACAACAGCGAACGGACCCTCCATGCCTGTCTGGGCGCCGTGTACGGGCAGACACACCCTCCGGTGGAGGTGATCGTCGTCGACGACGCGAGCACCGACCGGACCCGGGAGATCGCCCGGCGGTTCCCGGTACGGCTGCTGCAGACCCTGGTCAACAGCGGCCCGGCCGCCGCCCGCAACCGCGGGATCAAGGCGAGCACCGGCGACGTGGTCTTCTTCGTCGACGCCGACTGCGCACCGACACCGACCGCAATCGCCACCGCGCTGCGGATCATGGCCGACGAGCCGGACATCGACTGTGTCCACGGCGTGTACCTCACCCAGCCGTTGTACGACGACGGCCCGGTCGAGGCGTACCGGCTGCTGCACGCCCACTACTGGCGGATCCGCAACACCGGCCGGGTACGCACCGCGATCTTCGCGCTGTGCGCGGTCCGCCGTTCGGTCTTCGACGACGTCGGGTTCTTCGACGAACGGCTCCGCGCCTCCGAGGACGTCGAGTTGAGCGATCGGATGGCCGACCGGCACGGCATCTGGCTGTCCGCCGACGTGACCTGCCGACACGACGACGACAGCCGGCTCTGGCCGATGCTGCGCAAGCAGTTCGGCCGCTCGCAGATGCTGGTGCCGGTGGCGGTACGGGAACGGGGCCCCGCCGGGCTGCGGGCCAACCGGCCGGGCGGCGTGCTGGCCGCCGCCGCAGTGCTCGGCACCCTGCCGTTGGCCGTGCTGACCCCGGTGCTGCTGGTCCTGCCGGGGCTCGCCCTGGCCTGGTTCGTCGTCGCCGACCCCGGGCTGGTCGGCTTCGTTCGCCGGGAGCGGGGCACCGCGTTCCTCGCCCTGTTCCTCTGCCTGCACTTCCTGGTCCACCTGGCCATCGTCTGCGGCGGCACCGTCGGCGGGGTGCGGTTCCTGCTGGACTCGGACTTCGGCCCGACCCGTCGACTGGCCCCAGGGACGAGCCGGTGA
- a CDS encoding aspartate aminotransferase family protein, with the protein MTSFGFGRELVDRAEGAYLYLGDGRRILDFTGGVGVLNHGHNHPRILAARRRFAERQRMEVHKTYFSPYVAALAHNLAEVLPGDLNMSFLPNSGAEAVEGAVKLAYKVHGGRRNTILRADISFHGKLLGSGSLTGGAQNHFKFPGISGVVTFGYDDLESVRAAVAAHPDDVYAILIEPFSASTMRWCSEEFLRGLRDLCTEHKIVLIFDEIYTGWGKTGSLFYFMRYPGLLPDVLTTSKSFGGGKSSISAYVAREGIFRKAYDNPMDALMHSTSTTYYGFGEECATAIEAVNIAVEDDYPGQARRIEQLLAPGLRRIAKQHPDAVADVAGSGALWGVFIDGGPKVLDLAAKLAPAGLARDPQLRTKVVTCAVINALYRDHDIYSYYTLNGASPLVVGPPLVASDDDVEYFLDSLDKVLDQGLNRLLTRFVAQKVGSLW; encoded by the coding sequence ATGACGTCCTTCGGTTTCGGTCGGGAGTTGGTCGACCGCGCCGAAGGCGCCTACCTGTACCTAGGGGACGGCCGTCGCATCCTCGACTTCACCGGCGGGGTCGGCGTACTCAACCATGGACACAACCATCCCCGCATCCTGGCGGCGCGCCGCCGGTTCGCCGAGCGGCAGCGGATGGAGGTGCACAAGACCTACTTCTCGCCGTACGTCGCCGCGCTGGCCCACAACCTGGCCGAGGTGCTGCCCGGTGACCTGAACATGTCCTTCTTGCCAAACTCGGGCGCCGAGGCGGTCGAGGGCGCGGTCAAGCTGGCCTACAAGGTCCATGGCGGGCGACGGAACACCATCCTGCGTGCCGACATCAGCTTCCACGGCAAGCTTCTCGGCTCCGGCAGCCTGACTGGCGGAGCGCAGAACCATTTCAAGTTTCCCGGCATTTCCGGTGTCGTGACATTCGGTTACGACGATCTCGAATCGGTACGCGCCGCGGTCGCAGCGCATCCCGACGACGTCTACGCGATCCTGATCGAGCCGTTCAGTGCCTCCACCATGCGCTGGTGCTCGGAGGAGTTCCTGCGTGGCCTTCGTGACCTGTGCACCGAGCACAAGATCGTGCTCATCTTCGACGAGATCTACACCGGCTGGGGAAAGACCGGCAGCCTGTTCTACTTCATGCGCTATCCCGGACTCCTGCCGGACGTGCTGACCACCTCGAAGTCGTTCGGCGGCGGCAAGTCGTCCATCTCGGCGTACGTCGCCCGGGAAGGAATTTTCCGCAAGGCGTACGACAACCCGATGGACGCGCTGATGCATTCGACCTCGACCACCTACTACGGGTTCGGTGAGGAATGCGCCACCGCGATCGAAGCGGTCAACATCGCCGTCGAGGACGACTACCCGGGCCAGGCCCGCCGAATCGAGCAACTGCTGGCACCCGGCCTGCGGCGGATCGCCAAGCAGCATCCGGACGCGGTCGCCGACGTCGCCGGATCGGGCGCGCTCTGGGGGGTGTTCATCGACGGCGGTCCGAAGGTGCTGGACCTGGCCGCGAAGCTGGCACCCGCCGGCCTGGCCCGGGATCCGCAGCTGCGGACCAAGGTGGTCACCTGCGCGGTGATCAACGCGCTCTACCGCGACCATGACATCTACTCCTACTACACCCTCAACGGCGCCAGCCCGCTCGTGGTCGGCCCGCCGCTGGTCGCCTCCGACGACGACGTCGAGTACTTCCTGGACAGTCTGGACAAGGTCCTCGACCAGGGCCTCAACCGGCTGCTGACCCGGTTCGTGGCGCAGAAGGTCGGCTCGCTGTGGTGA
- a CDS encoding NAD-dependent epimerase/dehydratase family protein, with product MVIAVTGAAGMLGSSVVARLVADGVEVVGLDLREPAPGTAPPDYRHLIGDVRDSAALRQALTGADAVVHCAAALPSYPAAQIRSIVVDGSRAVLDAVRAARVPRLVYISSTAVYGLPRQVPTPEEHPYAPVDPYSTAKADAERLAVGYRGADLVLPVLRPKTFLGPGRMGLFSMLFQWAQEGRNFPVLGDGQVRIQMLHVADLVEAVVTVLRAPAEVANDTYNIGAAEFGTLREDFQAVLDAAGHGKRVVALPARPALAALGLLERTKLSPVYGRLLHKLMDDSYVDIGRARRRLGFSPRYSNRDAVLETFRWWQGQRTSGTPAGASGRTSRDPWRQGVLAAAKVFF from the coding sequence GTGGTGATCGCCGTGACCGGTGCCGCCGGCATGCTCGGCTCGTCGGTGGTGGCAAGGCTGGTTGCTGACGGCGTCGAGGTGGTCGGACTCGACCTGCGGGAACCCGCACCGGGCACCGCCCCGCCCGACTACCGGCACCTGATCGGCGACGTGCGGGATTCGGCCGCGCTGAGGCAGGCGCTGACCGGAGCCGACGCGGTCGTGCACTGCGCCGCCGCGCTGCCCAGCTACCCGGCGGCGCAGATCCGCTCCATCGTGGTCGACGGCAGCCGGGCGGTGCTCGACGCGGTGCGTGCCGCACGGGTGCCCCGGCTGGTCTACATCTCCTCCACCGCGGTCTACGGGCTGCCCCGACAGGTGCCGACGCCGGAGGAGCACCCGTACGCGCCGGTCGACCCCTACAGCACCGCCAAGGCGGACGCCGAACGGCTGGCGGTCGGCTACCGTGGCGCCGACCTGGTGCTGCCGGTGCTGCGGCCGAAGACGTTCCTCGGCCCCGGCCGGATGGGGCTGTTCTCGATGCTGTTCCAGTGGGCCCAGGAGGGACGCAACTTCCCGGTGCTCGGCGACGGCCAGGTCCGGATCCAGATGCTGCACGTCGCCGACCTGGTCGAAGCGGTGGTCACCGTGCTGCGGGCACCGGCCGAGGTCGCCAACGACACGTACAACATCGGCGCCGCCGAGTTCGGCACGCTGCGCGAGGACTTTCAGGCGGTGCTGGACGCCGCCGGGCACGGCAAGCGGGTGGTCGCACTGCCGGCCCGGCCCGCCCTCGCCGCCCTCGGCCTGCTGGAACGCACCAAGTTGTCCCCGGTGTACGGCCGGCTGCTGCACAAGCTGATGGACGACTCCTACGTCGATATCGGTCGGGCCCGGCGGCGACTCGGGTTCAGCCCTCGGTACAGCAACCGGGACGCGGTGCTGGAGACGTTCCGGTGGTGGCAGGGGCAGCGGACGAGCGGTACGCCGGCCGGTGCCAGCGGCCGTACCAGCCGCGACCCGTGGCGGCAGGGCGTGCTCGCCGCCGCCAAGGTCTTCTTCTAG
- a CDS encoding UbiA prenyltransferase family protein encodes MPAVEVAAEPTSVSATPVAPPDARPSRTGRSGWTARGVAARMVRTTVDLAALTRPQQWPKNLLAVPIALLDAPVWTAATLGRVGWAVLLFTLASSLVYVVNDVADRRLDAGHPSKRSRPVASGRIPPATAWLFGAALAAALAAGVVAGPALAWWPVAGYLVLNLAYSRWLKHVPLVDICVVAAGFVLRVLLGYAATAGPVSAWLLTTVFATCLLLILGKRRQELAVDGAAHRPALRGYNLNLADQLLTVNATVAVIGFLLYLHSDAPVGVYRNALLLSAVPLVLFGISRYLQAVLVRRGGGDPVRTVLRDRLIVVAAALLAASVGIALLAAQYPSS; translated from the coding sequence ATGCCCGCTGTCGAGGTCGCGGCCGAGCCGACATCGGTGTCCGCGACACCGGTGGCACCGCCGGATGCCCGCCCGTCCCGGACCGGACGGTCCGGGTGGACGGCGCGCGGCGTGGCCGCCCGGATGGTGCGGACCACCGTCGACCTTGCCGCGCTGACCCGGCCGCAGCAGTGGCCGAAGAACCTGCTCGCCGTTCCGATCGCGCTGCTGGACGCCCCGGTCTGGACCGCCGCCACGCTCGGCCGGGTCGGCTGGGCGGTGCTGCTGTTCACCCTGGCGTCGTCGCTGGTGTACGTGGTCAACGACGTCGCCGACCGGCGATTGGACGCCGGTCACCCGTCGAAGCGGTCCCGACCGGTGGCCAGCGGCAGGATCCCGCCAGCCACCGCCTGGCTGTTCGGTGCCGCGCTCGCCGCCGCACTGGCGGCCGGCGTCGTCGCCGGACCTGCCCTGGCCTGGTGGCCGGTCGCCGGCTACCTCGTGCTCAACCTGGCGTACAGCCGGTGGCTCAAACACGTCCCGCTGGTCGACATCTGCGTGGTCGCCGCCGGCTTCGTGCTACGGGTGCTGCTCGGCTACGCGGCGACCGCCGGCCCGGTCTCGGCCTGGCTGCTGACCACCGTCTTCGCCACCTGTCTGCTGCTGATCCTTGGCAAACGCCGGCAGGAGCTCGCCGTCGACGGTGCCGCGCACCGCCCGGCGCTGCGCGGCTACAACCTCAACCTCGCCGACCAACTGCTCACCGTGAACGCCACCGTCGCGGTCATCGGCTTCCTGCTCTACCTGCACTCGGACGCGCCGGTCGGTGTGTACCGCAACGCCCTGCTGCTGAGCGCCGTACCGCTCGTGCTGTTCGGGATCTCCCGCTACCTGCAGGCGGTGCTGGTCCGTCGGGGCGGCGGCGACCCGGTCCGGACCGTACTGCGGGACCGCCTGATCGTCGTCGCCGCCGCGCTGCTCGCCGCCAGCGTCGGTATCGCCCTGCTCGCCGCCCAGTACCCGTCGTCCTAG
- a CDS encoding glycosyltransferase family A protein, which produces MPDPLVSVIVPNYNYARALGLCLSALRAQTYPHLEIIVVDDRSTDDSVVVAESYGVRVVQTPVNGGPSVARNLGAANANGEILFFVDSDVAAKPDAVANAVALLTERPEIGAVCGNYDPVPLIRDSLVEEYRCMQQSYWLIADEGRIHTMYTALLAMRAEVFTEIGPFNPRLRETENADYGFRLASRYEIWLTPAVRGVHDHDHELRVMIRKVFTRTMLHIPMYAQNPTFPGGLRSGPRAWSSVAALLTVLTAVLPLLLGPWWSLLPVAALAGFVACDWPMYRFVAARRNPLFVGYFVAMHFLMNVVMGVAAAVGFASYLTSRAFRRLYDKPAEAV; this is translated from the coding sequence ATGCCTGACCCGCTCGTGTCGGTCATCGTGCCGAACTACAACTACGCCCGGGCGCTGGGGCTGTGTCTGTCCGCGCTGCGCGCCCAGACGTACCCCCACCTGGAGATCATCGTCGTCGACGACCGCAGCACCGACGACTCGGTGGTGGTGGCCGAGTCGTACGGCGTTCGGGTCGTGCAGACCCCGGTCAACGGCGGTCCCTCGGTGGCCCGCAACCTCGGCGCGGCCAACGCCAACGGGGAGATCCTGTTCTTCGTCGACTCGGACGTGGCCGCCAAACCCGACGCGGTGGCCAACGCGGTGGCGCTGCTCACCGAACGGCCGGAGATCGGTGCGGTGTGCGGCAACTACGACCCGGTGCCGCTGATCCGCGACAGCCTGGTCGAGGAGTACCGCTGCATGCAGCAGTCCTACTGGCTGATCGCCGACGAGGGGCGCATCCACACCATGTACACCGCGCTGCTGGCGATGCGTGCCGAGGTGTTCACCGAGATCGGGCCGTTCAACCCGCGCCTGCGCGAGACCGAGAACGCTGACTACGGGTTCCGACTGGCCAGCCGGTACGAGATCTGGCTGACTCCGGCGGTGCGCGGCGTGCACGACCACGACCACGAACTGCGGGTGATGATCCGTAAGGTCTTCACCCGCACGATGTTGCACATCCCGATGTACGCCCAAAATCCCACCTTCCCCGGCGGGCTGCGCAGCGGCCCCCGGGCGTGGAGCAGCGTCGCCGCACTGCTCACCGTGCTGACCGCCGTCCTGCCGCTGCTGCTCGGTCCCTGGTGGAGCCTGCTACCGGTGGCCGCGTTGGCTGGCTTCGTTGCCTGCGACTGGCCGATGTACCGGTTCGTCGCGGCCCGCCGCAACCCGCTGTTCGTCGGCTACTTCGTCGCCATGCACTTCCTGATGAACGTGGTGATGGGCGTCGCCGCGGCCGTCGGCTTCGCCAGCTACCTCACGTCGCGGGCGTTCCGGCGGCTCTACGACAAGCCGGCCGAGGCGGTGTGA
- a CDS encoding glycosyltransferase family 2 protein: MSTPLVSVIVPSYNYADSLAVCLQAIADQSYPAIEVLVVDDRSTDDSVAVAEAQGVRVIALADNGGCGRARNIGVASTSGEILFFVDADVAMAPDAVAEAVAILQAEPEVGAVCGIEDPEPLLHDTAVARYRGLQYHHWSASGEGNVTFLFPAMCAIRRRVYQEVGPFNPALKQTEEVDYGYRLSRRHQLRLTSRVRGRHDHDHQLVPLLRKLFHRARLRIPLYARARRFATGFETASRAWGSLAAAAAVPAVALPALLGPLWSVVPLGLFIASVAADRPMYALAHRLRGVPFLIFFVAVHFVVNVTITAGVAVGTLQWLVSRPFRQLYDSTFPAEATV; this comes from the coding sequence ATGTCGACTCCACTGGTCTCGGTGATCGTGCCGAGTTACAACTACGCCGACTCGCTGGCGGTGTGCCTGCAGGCGATCGCCGACCAGAGCTACCCGGCGATCGAGGTGCTGGTTGTCGACGACCGCAGCACCGACGATTCGGTGGCGGTCGCCGAGGCGCAGGGCGTACGGGTGATCGCGTTGGCCGACAACGGCGGCTGCGGCCGGGCCCGCAACATCGGCGTCGCCAGCACCAGCGGCGAGATCCTGTTCTTCGTCGACGCCGACGTGGCGATGGCCCCCGACGCGGTTGCCGAGGCGGTCGCCATTCTGCAGGCTGAGCCGGAGGTCGGCGCGGTCTGCGGCATCGAGGACCCGGAGCCGCTGCTGCACGACACCGCTGTCGCCCGCTACCGAGGGCTGCAGTACCACCACTGGTCGGCCAGCGGCGAGGGCAACGTCACCTTCCTGTTCCCGGCGATGTGCGCCATCCGACGCCGCGTCTACCAGGAGGTGGGGCCGTTCAACCCGGCGCTGAAGCAGACCGAGGAGGTCGACTACGGTTACCGGCTGTCCCGCCGTCACCAGCTCCGGTTGACCTCCCGGGTCCGCGGCCGGCACGATCACGACCACCAGCTGGTGCCGTTGCTGCGCAAGCTCTTTCACCGGGCCCGGCTGCGAATCCCGCTGTACGCCCGGGCCCGCCGGTTCGCCACCGGATTCGAGACGGCGTCGCGAGCCTGGGGCAGCCTGGCGGCGGCCGCCGCAGTGCCGGCGGTGGCGCTGCCGGCGCTGCTCGGTCCGCTGTGGTCGGTGGTGCCCCTCGGGTTGTTCATCGCTTCGGTCGCCGCCGACCGGCCGATGTACGCTCTGGCGCACCGGCTGCGCGGAGTCCCGTTCCTGATCTTCTTCGTCGCAGTGCACTTTGTGGTCAATGTGACTATCACGGCGGGAGTGGCGGTCGGTACGCTGCAGTGGCTGGTGTCCCGGCCGTTCCGACAGCTCTACGACAGCACCTTCCCCGCGGAGGCCACCGTATGA